Proteins encoded together in one Xiphophorus maculatus strain JP 163 A chromosome 13, X_maculatus-5.0-male, whole genome shotgun sequence window:
- the anln gene encoding anillin, which produces MDPFTEKLLERTRARRENLQRKLAERPNAANRQMVKRPREPLTESNNTIADSTVDKVPQISSKPSPSKRRCSEENQLALDEENQVPVMTRAGGPVPSDPLTDKKPPVGPASIYSSSSLEQSSTRPVQSQPKELKAAQPENMTATLGTDPPSTSEAPTEPPGSGQPRNKPDQVEDPTLSAAGMKSRLQRLVQQRKCWDGDDDSSDTVPDRTPTTLSKRLVEVQPPASLPPSEAPVGRRGRLANLAATIGSWEDDLSHAHIPKGNPGPVPRPAVRVAAVAAAGSKQTTAMSSSAAAASKSACSRNQDTSQSAVKSSRMILPSPQKAEVSASKTAVQTVQSPLKNPKQEEALPSSPHKVTSSEATSAPKNPLKTQLFPRTPGHTASPLRPALQDRATMSPSLGHQEPVSAGGPGVKSFLERFGERCQQHKEQGAPPRAPTPARSAPSTASVTPNTKLVQERLRASQAAHTATAELTQKQKMERESELAQIRNRFQKGKTVWENKDKQADETHTDNKDQLVKPTQREVSSCDPQDEPTAPFSEEVTTPSQSPPVRPGITLTPPVSTSSPMRGVSQPGEKLSEEEEEVVKEREMNVDHSINSAVINELFDGILEQSEDQEDEEEDALNISSMSLLTPLAETVAAVVKSPDKRLMTSTPASSFLVKNNTPENSCSPGKFQRTTVVRNDSSDEDHRLPYSIDAYRSIRVKEPERPAVKQVIVRKEDVSKRTEEPRAASLFSMKQRMKMLTSEVNLQQTVIHQASQALNCCTDEEHGKGSQVEAEAERLLLLATEKREVLKAELDRLKGESAGQKKTCPPEPADVSASKGSITLQELRLPLKADFVCSTANKPDSTKHSFFIMIRSGAENMVATPLASTHRGLSGDTLTFPTKFTLSDVSSDFKIDLEVYCLVQKREICSEKKKKPNKSKAITPKRFLAITKSAQTPVVASPGGPNAVRTSSFVLVGSHTLTLSSIGKNKFPLEKVPFLCPLEGHIHLQMQCEVGCSKVEERSFLTMFEDVSGFGAWHRRWCVLSGYCISYWTYPDDEKRKNPIGHINLANCTSKKVEPANREFCARPNTFELITVRPQREDDKETLVSQCMDTMCVTKNWLSADTKDERNLWMKKLNQILVDLRMWQPAACYKPL; this is translated from the exons ATGGACCCATTTACTGAG AAACTTTTGGAGCGGACCCGGGCCCGTAGGGAAAATCTGCAGAGGAAGCTAGCAGAGCGTCCCAATGCAGCTAACAGACAGATGGTCAAAAGGCCGAGGGAGCCTCTAACTGAATCAAATAACACCATCGCTGATTCTACTGTTGATAAAG TTCCACAGATATCCTCTAAGCCCTCCCCTTCCAAGCGCAGGTGCTCAGAGGAAAACCAGTTGGCACTGGATGAGGAGAACCAGGTTCCAGTGATGACCCGAGCTGGGGGTCCCGTACCATCAGACCCTCTGACAGACAAAAAACCCCCTGTGGGTCCAGCCAGCATTTACTCGTCCTCCTCTCTTGAGCAGAGCTCAACTCGACCTGTTCAGAGTCAGCCTAAGGAGCTGAAAGCTGCACAGCCAGAGAACATGACCGCCACTCTGGGTACTGACCCTCCAAGCACAAGTGAAGCACCAACAGAGCCCCCTGGTTCAGGTCAGCCCAGGAACAAACCGGACCAGGTGGAAGACCCGACTCTCTCTGCTGCTGGCATGAAGTCACGCCTTCAAAGGCtggtgcagcagaggaagtgcTGGGATGGGGATGATG ACTCTTCTGACACAGTGCCAGACAGAACCCCCACAACCTTGTCAAAGAGACTAGTAGAAGTCCAGCCGCCTGCCAGTCTTCCCCCTTCAGAAGCTCCTGTTGGGCGGAGAGGCCGGTTGGCCAACCTGGCTGCCACCATTGGGTCCTGGGAGGATGACCTCAGCCACGCCCACATTCCCAAAGGGAATCCTGGTCCTGTTCCCAGACCTGCGGTCAGAgtagctgctgttgctgctgccgGCTCCAAGCAAACTACAGCCATGAGcagttcagctgcagcagccagcAAGTCTGCCTGCAGCAGGAACCAG gatACTTCACAATCTGCTGTGAAGTCCAGTAGAATGATTCTTCCAAGCCCTCAAAAGGCTGAAGTTTCTGCATCTAAAACAGCCGTTCAGACTGTGCAGAGTCCCCTGAAGAACCCCAAGCAGGAAGAAGCACTCCCATCCAGTCCACATAAGGTGACATCCTCTGAAGCAACATCAGCCCCTAAGAATCCACTAAAGACCCAGCTGTTCCCCAGGACCCCTGGCCACACCGCCAGCCCCCTAAGACCAGCTCTCCAGGATAGAGCCACCATGTCTCCTTCACTGGGCCACCAGGAACCCGTCTCTGCTGGAGGTCCAG GTGTGAAATCTTTCCTGGAACGTTTTGGAGAGCGATGCCAGCAGCACAAAGAGCAGGGCGCTCCACCCAGAGCTCCCACTCCAGCCAGGTCTGCTCCCAGTACTGCATCAGTCACGCCAAACACCAAGCTGGTCCAGGAGAGACTCCGAGCCTCCCAGGCTGCACACACAGCCACTGCTGAGCTCACTCAGAAGCAGAAGATG GAGCGGGAGTCTGAGCTGGCCCAGATCCGCAACCGATTCCAGAAAGGGAAAACTGTGTGGGAAAACAAGGACAAACAGGCAGACGAGACACACACTGACAACAAG GATCAGCTGGTCAAACCTACTCAGAGGGAAGTTTCCTCATGTGACCCACAGGATGAACCCACTGCACCATTTAGTGAGGAAGTGACGACACCCAGCCAGAGTCCTCCAG TCCGTCCTGGAATCACACTGACGCCTCCAGTCTCGACCTCCAGCCCCATGAGGGGGGTCAGCCAGCCTGGAGAGAAGCtaagtgaggaggaggaggaagtggtcAAGGAGAGGGAGATGAATGTGGACCACTCCATCAATTCAGCTGTTATTAATGAGCTGTTTGACGGAATCCTGGAGCAGAGTGAGGATCAagaagatgaggaggaagatgCTTTAAATATCTCCTCCATGTCCCTGCTGACCCCTCTGGCAGAGACTGTAGCTGCTGTAGTGAAGAGTCCAGACAAAAGACTCATG ACCTCAACTCCAGCCAGCTCCTTCCTGGTGAAGAACAACACCCCAGAGAACAGCTGCAGTCCTGGAAAGTTCCAGAGAACCACCGTGGTACGGAACGACTCCTCAGACGAAGACCACAGGCTGCCTTATAG catTGATGCATACAGATCCATTCGAGTGAAGGAACCAGAGAGACCTGCAGTGAAGCAGGTTATTGTGAGAAAGGAAGATGTTTCTAAGAGAACAGAGGAGCCCAGAGCAGCAAGTCTCTTCAGCATGAAGCAGAGGATGAAG ATGTTGACAAGTGAGGTGAACCTGCAGCAGACTGTGATCCATCAGGCCAGCCAGGCCCTCAACTGCTGCACTGATGAAGAGCATGGCAAAGGCTCGCAGGTGGAGGCTGAGGCAGAGAGGCTGCTGCTCCTAGCAA CGGAGAAAAGAGAAGTCTTGAAGGCAGAGCTGGACCGTCTGAAAGGAGAATCAGCAGGGCAGAAGAAAACTTGTCCTCCAGAACCAGCTGATGTATCTGCTTCCAAGGGCTCCATCACCCTGCAGGAGCTCCGCCTTCCCCTTAAGGCAGACTTTGTTTGTTCCACTGCTAACAAACCTG ACTCAACtaaacattcatttttcatcatGATACGCTCTGGAGCTGAGAACATGGTGGCCACTCCGTTAGCCAGCACTCACCGCGGCCTCAGTGGAGACACACTCACCTTCCCCACCAAGTTCACCCT GTCTGATGTCTCCAGTGACTTCAAAATAGACTTGGAAGTCTACTGTTTG GTACAAAAACGTGAGATCTGcagtgagaagaagaagaaacccaaCAAATCAAAG GCCATCACTCCAAAGAGATTCCTGGCCATCACT aaaAGCGCCCAGACACCAG TGGTGGCCAGTCCTGGCGGTCCCAACGCTGTACGCACCAGTAGCTTTGTGCTGGTCGGGTCTCACACTCTCACTCTGTCCTCCATCGGGAAAAACAAGTTTCCTCTGGAGAAG GTGCCGTTCCTGTGCCCTCTGGAGGGCCACATCCACCTCCAGATGCAGTGTGAAGTGGGCTGCTCCAAGGTGGAGGAGAGGAGCTTCTTG ACCATGTTTGAAGATGTAAGTGGGTTTGGAGCGTGGCACAGAAGATGGTGTGTTCTGTCAGGATACTGCATCTCTTACTGGACCTATCCTGATGACGAGAAGCGGAAG AATCCTATTGGTCACATCAACCTGGCCAACTGCACCAGTAAGAAGGTGGAGCCAGCTAACCGAGAGTTCTGTGCCAGACCAAACACATTTGAGCTCATCACAGTCAGACCTCAGAGAGAGGACGACAAGGAGACGCTAGTCAGTCAGTGCATGGACACCATGTGTGTTACCAA AAACTGGTTGAGTGCTGACACCAAGGATGAGAGAAATCTGTGGATGAAGAAGCTGAACCAGATTCTAGTGGATCTGAGGATGTGGCAACCGGCCGCCTGCTACAAGCCTCTGTAA